The following proteins are encoded in a genomic region of Burkholderia cepacia:
- a CDS encoding type II toxin-antitoxin system RelE/ParE family toxin, with translation MYRYLLERDIDAAARAADAIEQGVAMLRMFPFTCRKIDAGNPFLRELIVSFGTSGYVLLFEIEAAEQVTILAVRHQREDDYH, from the coding sequence ATGTATCGATACCTGCTCGAACGCGATATCGACGCAGCGGCGCGGGCTGCCGATGCGATCGAACAAGGTGTCGCCATGCTGCGAATGTTTCCCTTCACATGCCGCAAGATCGACGCTGGAAATCCGTTTTTGCGCGAGCTGATCGTGTCCTTCGGCACATCGGGCTATGTCCTGCTGTTCGAGATTGAAGCGGCCGAGCAAGTCACGATTCTTGCCGTACGTCATCAACGGGAAGATGACTACCACTGA
- a CDS encoding YlcI/YnfO family protein: MKTATMPALRVDPQLREAAESVLEENETLSAFMESALRDGIARRRLQREFVTRGLASRDEARRTGEYVDAVDVQAELEGMLKAARAGKAAD, from the coding sequence ATGAAAACCGCGACCATGCCGGCGCTACGTGTCGATCCGCAATTGCGGGAGGCGGCGGAGTCGGTCCTTGAGGAAAACGAGACGCTGTCTGCGTTCATGGAGTCGGCGCTGCGCGATGGTATCGCGCGTCGCCGACTGCAGCGTGAGTTTGTCACCCGTGGCCTTGCATCGCGCGACGAGGCGCGCCGAACCGGTGAATACGTCGATGCTGTCGACGTGCAGGCCGAACTCGAGGGCATGCTGAAGGCTGCGCGAGCAGGGAAGGCGGCTGATTGA
- a CDS encoding MFS transporter, whose product MNATDTLDPASAEEQRIMSKMARRLLPILVVMFLIAFIDRQNVGFAKLQMVHSLGMTEAAFGLASSLFFIGYLLFEVPSTLALHRYGARVWLARIMLTWGLITVLMGFTTSMPAFCALRFVLGIAEAGFYPGVIYYLTLWFPQSYRAKVLGIFTLGSALANMLGSLVGGVLLSLNGVWGLAGWQWVFIATGIPAVIVAIVVFRVLPASVRDARFLDDREKQIVEAALEREKPAQAEHGQPWKALLDPRVMLFAATYMLMSTSLYGVTYWLPTLVKSFGVSSTTNGFLSMLPWALAVLLLVWLPGKLRRAKSILRTIAIVAALGALGFLMSLVLPSTPLRFIALVLGGACIPLLYPCFWSMPPRYFTGARAAASVAAINSIGNLGGFFSQNLMPFAGKVTGTAFGPMIVPIVCLALLGIGALVAWTRSERGMVAARV is encoded by the coding sequence GTGAACGCTACCGACACCCTGGACCCCGCGTCCGCCGAAGAGCAGCGCATCATGTCGAAGATGGCGCGGCGCCTGCTGCCCATCCTCGTCGTGATGTTCCTGATCGCGTTCATCGACCGGCAGAACGTCGGTTTCGCGAAACTGCAGATGGTGCACAGCCTCGGGATGACGGAGGCCGCGTTCGGGCTTGCGTCCTCGCTGTTCTTCATCGGCTACCTGCTGTTCGAGGTGCCGAGCACGCTCGCGCTGCATCGCTACGGCGCGCGCGTGTGGCTCGCGCGGATCATGCTGACGTGGGGTCTCATCACGGTGCTGATGGGCTTCACGACGTCGATGCCCGCGTTCTGCGCGCTGCGCTTCGTGCTCGGCATCGCCGAGGCCGGCTTCTATCCGGGCGTGATCTACTACCTGACGCTCTGGTTCCCGCAGAGCTACCGCGCGAAGGTGCTCGGCATCTTCACGCTCGGCAGCGCGCTCGCGAACATGCTCGGCTCGCTGGTCGGCGGCGTGCTGCTGAGCCTGAACGGCGTGTGGGGGCTGGCGGGCTGGCAGTGGGTGTTCATTGCAACGGGCATCCCGGCCGTGATCGTCGCGATCGTCGTGTTCCGCGTGCTGCCCGCATCGGTGCGCGACGCCCGTTTCCTGGACGACCGCGAGAAACAGATCGTCGAGGCCGCGCTGGAGCGTGAGAAGCCCGCGCAGGCCGAACACGGCCAGCCGTGGAAGGCGCTGCTCGATCCGCGTGTGATGCTGTTCGCGGCAACCTACATGCTGATGTCGACGTCGCTGTACGGTGTTACGTACTGGCTGCCGACGCTCGTGAAATCGTTCGGCGTGTCGAGCACGACCAACGGCTTCCTGAGCATGCTGCCGTGGGCGCTTGCCGTGCTGCTGCTGGTGTGGCTGCCGGGGAAACTGCGCCGCGCGAAGAGCATCCTGCGCACGATCGCGATCGTCGCGGCGCTCGGCGCGCTCGGTTTCCTGATGAGCCTCGTGCTGCCGTCGACGCCGTTGCGCTTTATCGCGCTCGTGCTGGGCGGCGCGTGCATTCCGCTGCTGTATCCGTGCTTCTGGTCGATGCCGCCGCGTTATTTCACCGGCGCGCGGGCGGCGGCGAGTGTCGCGGCGATCAACTCGATCGGCAACCTCGGCGGCTTCTTCAGCCAGAACCTGATGCCGTTCGCGGGCAAGGTGACGGGCACCGCGTTTGGGCCGATGATCGTGCCGATCGTGTGCCTCGCACTGCTCGGGATCGGCGCGCTGGTCGCGTGGACGCGCTCGGAGCGGGGGATGGTGGCGGCGCGGGTGTGA
- a CDS encoding ABC transporter substrate-binding protein — protein sequence MTTSPRRRALIASGLGVLAAPALVRAKPRTVRISKGYGVLYLPLLVMEKQRLFEQHAARHGVCDVAVDWVLLDGGNSVNDAMMAGTLDFAGAGAPGFIELWARARGIPNVEVIGISGLSTTSLSLNANRPGLTSLRDFTPSDRIAVPGIRTSLSAVVLQMVASRQLGPKHFAQLDSITVNLPHPQAMQALIRRESGVTAHFTSPPFSTLELRQPGIHRVVNSVDVLGPLTLDVVFAPKRLVDTEPALAVAFIAALDEANRLIVQDPRAAAALYAASSGVGVSHDDVMQMLAAPDTRFSVLPNQLMDYVEFLYLAGTIKAKPRAWHEMFAPMLDAYRSG from the coding sequence ATGACGACGTCGCCGCGCCGCCGCGCACTGATCGCCTCCGGTCTCGGCGTGCTCGCCGCACCGGCGCTCGTGCGGGCGAAGCCGCGCACGGTGCGGATTTCCAAAGGCTATGGCGTGCTGTACCTGCCGCTGCTCGTGATGGAGAAGCAGCGGCTGTTCGAGCAGCACGCAGCGCGCCACGGCGTGTGCGACGTCGCGGTCGACTGGGTGCTGCTCGACGGCGGCAATTCCGTCAACGACGCGATGATGGCTGGCACGCTCGATTTCGCGGGCGCCGGCGCGCCGGGCTTCATCGAGCTGTGGGCGCGGGCGCGCGGCATTCCGAACGTCGAGGTGATCGGCATCAGCGGGCTGTCGACCACGTCGCTGTCGCTGAACGCGAACCGTCCGGGCCTGACGTCGCTGCGCGACTTCACGCCGTCCGACCGGATCGCGGTGCCGGGCATTCGCACGTCGCTGTCGGCCGTCGTGCTGCAGATGGTTGCGAGCCGGCAGCTCGGCCCGAAGCATTTCGCGCAGCTCGATTCGATCACCGTGAACCTGCCGCATCCGCAGGCGATGCAGGCGCTGATCCGCCGAGAGAGCGGCGTCACCGCGCACTTCACGTCGCCACCGTTCTCGACGCTCGAGTTGCGGCAGCCGGGCATTCATCGCGTCGTGAATTCGGTCGACGTGCTCGGCCCGCTGACGCTCGACGTCGTGTTCGCGCCGAAGCGGCTCGTCGATACGGAGCCCGCGCTGGCGGTGGCCTTCATCGCCGCGCTTGACGAAGCGAACCGCCTGATCGTGCAGGATCCGCGCGCGGCGGCCGCGCTGTATGCGGCGTCGTCGGGTGTCGGTGTGTCGCACGACGATGTGATGCAAATGCTCGCCGCGCCCGACACGCGCTTCTCGGTGCTTCCGAACCAACTGATGGACTACGTCGAATTCCTTTACCTCGCCGGCACGATCAAGGCAAAGCCGCGCGCGTGGCACGAGATGTTCGCGCCGATGCTCGACGCCTACCGGTCGGGCTGA
- a CDS encoding response regulator transcription factor encodes MRILVVEDDAEIGAAIRSRLARLGHAVDLETDGATAHGLLRVERFDLVVLDANLPGMDGFTVLRHLRASGSTTPVLLVTARSAIDDRVSGLGLGADDYLVKPFDYRELDARVQALLRRNSGHANDVLTLGGLAIDRSSRLAELDGQPLSLSRQEFALLEILASRPQRIFSKDELLNQLFSFGNEPTTNAVEQYVTRVRKKLQGSSVEIRTARGMGYQIVAH; translated from the coding sequence ATGCGCATTCTCGTCGTGGAGGACGATGCCGAAATCGGCGCGGCGATCCGCAGCCGCCTGGCGCGGCTCGGCCACGCGGTCGATCTCGAAACCGACGGCGCGACCGCGCACGGGCTGCTGCGCGTCGAGCGCTTCGACCTCGTCGTGCTCGACGCGAACCTGCCCGGCATGGACGGCTTCACGGTATTGCGCCACCTGCGCGCGTCGGGCAGCACGACGCCCGTGCTGCTCGTCACAGCGCGCTCGGCGATCGACGATCGCGTGAGCGGCCTCGGTCTCGGCGCCGACGACTATCTCGTGAAGCCGTTCGACTATCGCGAACTCGACGCGCGCGTGCAGGCGCTCCTGCGCCGCAACAGCGGCCACGCGAACGACGTGCTGACGCTCGGCGGCCTCGCGATCGACCGTAGCAGCCGCCTGGCGGAACTCGACGGCCAGCCGCTGTCGCTATCGCGCCAGGAGTTCGCACTGCTCGAAATTCTTGCGAGCCGGCCACAGCGCATCTTCTCGAAGGATGAACTGCTGAACCAGCTCTTCAGCTTCGGCAACGAGCCGACCACGAACGCGGTCGAGCAGTACGTGACGCGCGTGCGCAAGAAGCTGCAGGGCAGCTCGGTCGAGATCCGCACCGCGCGCGGGATGGGGTATCAGATTGTCGCGCATTGA
- a CDS encoding sensor histidine kinase, translating into MSRIDWFPKTLFGRTLLFIALVVATGALALAAIARYYAGVAAERAYDQLLAGASIQVAENLYVQGGVLALNPPVAALSTLSRYDLVYYKVVDSRGVVVAGYNDLASPATLAAAKQGPAFANAVYQGHRIRTATIARYMPEESTPGWALVTVAQTTNARQQLTNDMSIKVWTLILLMSVLAIGASGLAIRRGLRPLAQIGTIIAARDPADLRPVAVDTPSEIDAIIGSINGLMHRLAERINAMQRFIADAAHQMRTPLARLDAQIELLDGESDPARHAARLDALRATSSDVGRLTGQLLNHAMVIHRTEAVPLQPVELVALAKEVLGRTIPLAGERDVAVAFASDAPLAWIDGDAISLQEALSNVLHNALLHGHADDIVVSVATTGNADGAVTLTVTDNGSGIPREHWDAALQPFVRIAPDGSERRTGSGLGLAIVQEVMKAHGGRIGFAFPDGGGFAVVLTFPRAAGSGAEKA; encoded by the coding sequence TTGTCGCGCATTGACTGGTTCCCGAAGACGCTGTTCGGGCGCACGCTGCTCTTCATCGCGCTCGTCGTCGCGACCGGCGCGCTCGCGCTCGCGGCGATCGCGCGATATTACGCGGGCGTCGCGGCCGAACGCGCGTACGACCAGTTGCTTGCGGGCGCATCGATCCAGGTCGCGGAGAATCTCTACGTCCAAGGCGGCGTGCTCGCGCTGAATCCGCCGGTGGCCGCGCTGTCGACGCTGTCGCGCTACGACCTCGTCTATTACAAGGTCGTCGATTCGCGCGGCGTCGTCGTGGCCGGCTACAACGATCTCGCAAGCCCCGCGACGCTCGCCGCCGCGAAACAGGGCCCCGCGTTCGCGAATGCGGTCTACCAGGGGCACCGGATCCGCACCGCGACGATCGCGCGCTACATGCCCGAGGAAAGCACGCCGGGCTGGGCGCTCGTGACAGTCGCGCAAACCACCAACGCACGCCAGCAGCTCACGAACGACATGAGCATCAAGGTGTGGACGCTGATCCTGTTGATGAGCGTGCTCGCGATCGGCGCAAGCGGCCTCGCGATCCGGCGCGGCCTGCGCCCGCTCGCGCAGATCGGCACGATTATCGCCGCGCGCGATCCGGCCGACCTGCGGCCGGTGGCCGTCGATACGCCGAGCGAGATCGATGCCATCATCGGGTCGATCAACGGGCTGATGCACCGCCTGGCCGAACGCATCAACGCAATGCAGCGCTTCATCGCCGATGCCGCGCATCAGATGCGCACGCCGCTTGCGCGGCTCGACGCGCAGATCGAGCTGCTCGACGGCGAATCCGATCCCGCGCGTCACGCGGCGCGGCTCGATGCGCTGCGCGCGACCTCCTCGGACGTCGGCCGGCTCACCGGCCAGTTACTCAATCACGCGATGGTGATTCATCGCACCGAGGCCGTGCCGCTGCAACCCGTCGAACTCGTCGCGCTCGCGAAAGAGGTGCTCGGGCGCACGATTCCGCTCGCGGGCGAACGCGATGTCGCCGTTGCGTTCGCGAGCGATGCGCCGCTGGCATGGATCGACGGCGACGCGATCAGCCTGCAGGAAGCGCTGTCGAACGTGCTGCACAACGCGCTGCTGCACGGCCATGCCGATGACATCGTCGTATCCGTCGCGACCACGGGCAATGCCGACGGCGCGGTCACGCTGACCGTCACCGACAACGGCAGCGGGATTCCGCGCGAGCACTGGGATGCGGCACTGCAGCCGTTCGTGCGGATCGCGCCGGACGGCAGCGAGCGGCGCACGGGGTCGGGCCTCGGGCTCGCGATCGTGCAGGAGGTGATGAAGGCGCACGGCGGGCGCATCGGGTTCGCGTTTCCCGATGGGGGCGGGTTTGCGGTGGTGCTGACGTTTCCGCGCGCGGCGGGAAGCGGCGCGGAAAAGGCATAG
- a CDS encoding DinB family protein, producing MSIIIFPTAHERAFAALDRWYLDYAETATPGMLSESIPFAFTDGDNGYMTRKEMLIHVVTHGGYHRDEAGRLMIQAAARSGQDIKLPWDTYAVHLHRTEPACRLQGKTEAANAAIAGR from the coding sequence GTGTCCATCATTATTTTCCCCACGGCTCACGAACGTGCCTTCGCCGCGCTCGATCGCTGGTATCTCGACTATGCCGAAACCGCCACGCCCGGGATGCTGTCCGAATCGATTCCCTTTGCGTTCACCGACGGCGACAACGGATACATGACGCGCAAAGAGATGCTGATCCATGTCGTTACGCACGGTGGCTATCATCGCGACGAAGCCGGAAGACTGATGATCCAGGCAGCCGCGCGTTCGGGGCAGGACATCAAGCTGCCGTGGGACACCTACGCCGTTCATCTGCACCGGACGGAGCCCGCGTGCAGGCTTCAGGGCAAGACCGAAGCGGCGAACGCGGCAATCGCCGGGCGATAG
- a CDS encoding DUF6402 family protein encodes MEIEGQKLPYHKPNKLLWRWARCEGDEGCRIARGLRLSIGRLPPIPDSKPPAKKPMRSQKTARPDPAMKMLDDIERMANAYSRLKKWLDTPSPPKPSTPEPKRNDATVEPFDIQEIPGAMRKLMMPVSATLMDKWFSGRLNYSPTVEDERNGINQDGVPYPPDMIDTTTVKLEWVLKYARAKERFDHLTSSAIHSNAATRVMRDRLLPYKNRYPILSVSDVCGDDIQSIHRHFHVQYARVEGTFEQKALQYLKRLIESNGIPDDLTGALGSFNLYAAIERAEISLDGTMAAVTHISVYVKDNYTFGSEPGEPSQYLGHWNARSVNLVPATLATSAAGQPWIDYPVGVGDLRKKDNFLYPVRNQDFRAWQARHRRGGDFFIYSDRRIIRLQYPIYLYLS; translated from the coding sequence ATGGAAATCGAAGGTCAGAAGTTGCCGTATCACAAACCGAACAAGCTGCTTTGGAGATGGGCACGCTGCGAAGGTGACGAGGGATGCAGAATAGCCCGTGGATTGCGTCTCTCGATAGGCCGACTGCCGCCCATTCCCGATTCAAAGCCACCGGCGAAAAAACCGATGAGGTCACAGAAGACAGCCCGCCCGGACCCTGCCATGAAGATGCTCGACGACATCGAGCGCATGGCAAACGCCTACTCCAGATTAAAAAAATGGCTCGACACCCCCTCCCCACCGAAGCCGTCGACTCCTGAGCCGAAAAGAAATGATGCAACGGTCGAGCCGTTTGACATTCAGGAAATACCCGGTGCAATGCGAAAACTAATGATGCCGGTATCAGCGACACTCATGGACAAGTGGTTTTCCGGCCGCTTGAATTATTCCCCGACCGTTGAAGACGAGCGAAACGGTATCAATCAAGATGGTGTTCCATATCCCCCGGACATGATCGACACGACGACGGTCAAGCTGGAGTGGGTGTTGAAATACGCCAGAGCGAAAGAACGGTTCGACCACCTCACTTCGTCGGCGATCCATAGCAATGCCGCGACACGCGTGATGCGCGATCGTTTGCTACCGTACAAAAACCGCTATCCGATCCTTTCCGTCTCCGACGTATGCGGCGACGACATCCAGTCGATCCATCGCCACTTTCATGTTCAATACGCCCGGGTAGAAGGAACGTTCGAACAGAAAGCATTGCAGTACCTGAAGCGCCTCATCGAATCCAATGGCATTCCCGACGATCTGACGGGCGCACTTGGATCATTCAATTTATACGCGGCCATCGAGCGTGCAGAGATTAGCCTTGACGGGACCATGGCTGCGGTCACGCACATATCCGTCTACGTCAAGGACAACTACACCTTTGGAAGCGAACCAGGCGAACCGTCTCAGTATTTGGGCCACTGGAACGCACGAAGCGTAAATCTCGTCCCCGCGACGCTTGCGACAAGTGCGGCCGGTCAACCGTGGATAGATTATCCGGTTGGTGTCGGCGACCTACGCAAGAAGGACAATTTTCTCTACCCGGTTCGAAATCAAGATTTCAGAGCCTGGCAAGCAAGGCATCGCCGCGGAGGCGATTTCTTCATCTATTCCGATCGACGGATCATTCGCCTTCAATACCCAATCTATCTGTACCTGTCATGA
- a CDS encoding ABC transporter ATP-binding protein, producing the protein MSAASSGLRTNMTDALLKLEHLDTFYGPVQVHFDVNFEVGRGQIVSLLGGNASGKSTTMKLILGLMRPKHGVVRFDGDDVTALATPQRVRRGIAAVPEARRLFGDMSVRENLLMGAYTRGDRAAVADDYERVLDLFPRVRERLTQRAGTLSGGEQQMLAMARALMARPKLICMDEPTMGLSPLYVDKVLELIDAINKQGVTVFMVEQNASLALEIAHYGYVLQMGRVVLEGPAKALLDDERVRDAYLGGEAVAA; encoded by the coding sequence ATGAGCGCCGCTTCTTCCGGATTGCGAACGAATATGACCGACGCACTGCTGAAACTGGAACATCTCGACACGTTCTACGGGCCCGTGCAGGTGCATTTCGACGTGAACTTCGAAGTCGGCCGCGGGCAGATCGTCAGCCTGCTCGGCGGCAACGCGAGCGGAAAGTCGACGACGATGAAGCTGATTCTCGGTTTGATGCGGCCGAAGCACGGCGTAGTGCGCTTCGACGGCGACGACGTGACGGCGCTCGCGACGCCGCAGCGCGTGCGGCGCGGCATTGCGGCCGTGCCCGAGGCGCGGCGGCTGTTCGGCGACATGAGCGTGCGCGAGAACCTGCTGATGGGTGCGTACACGCGTGGCGATCGCGCGGCCGTGGCCGATGACTACGAGCGTGTGCTCGACCTGTTTCCGCGTGTGCGCGAGCGATTGACGCAGCGTGCCGGCACGCTGTCGGGCGGCGAGCAGCAGATGCTCGCGATGGCGCGTGCGCTGATGGCGCGGCCGAAGCTGATCTGCATGGACGAGCCGACGATGGGGCTGTCGCCGCTTTACGTCGACAAGGTGCTCGAACTGATCGATGCGATCAACAAGCAGGGCGTGACGGTGTTCATGGTCGAGCAGAATGCAAGCCTCGCGCTGGAGATCGCGCATTACGGGTACGTGCTGCAGATGGGGCGCGTCGTACTCGAAGGGCCCGCGAAAGCGTTGCTCGACGACGAGCGCGTGCGCGATGCGTATCTGGGCGGGGAGGCCGTGGCGGCGTAA
- a CDS encoding ABC transporter ATP-binding protein, which produces MTTTGPLLEVQGLTRRFDGVTALDGASLTLADGELLSVIGPNGAGKSTLFNLIAGADRPDAGRVTFDGRDITGTAPERLAALGIARTFQHGRVFGNLSVLDNVLIGAHARLRAARPGWPALGAAAEVLRALVRPASVRREEAALRDEARAIVAGFGERLTPRIDHPAHSLSYANRRRVEIGRALALHPRLLLLDEPTAGMNETETAEMLQLIQSLKARGLTILLIEHKLELVMRVSDRVMVLDNGVKIAEGAPRDVRHDPRVIEAYLGRRHAGGAPADRTTQAAA; this is translated from the coding sequence ATGACCACCACTGGACCTTTGCTTGAAGTGCAGGGTTTGACGCGCCGCTTCGACGGCGTGACCGCGCTCGACGGCGCGAGCCTCACGCTCGCCGACGGCGAACTGCTGAGCGTGATCGGCCCGAACGGGGCCGGCAAGTCGACGCTGTTCAACCTGATCGCGGGCGCCGACCGGCCCGATGCCGGCCGCGTGACCTTCGACGGCCGCGACATCACGGGCACGGCGCCCGAACGCCTCGCGGCGCTCGGGATTGCGCGCACGTTCCAGCACGGTCGCGTGTTCGGCAACCTGAGCGTGCTCGACAACGTGCTGATCGGTGCGCATGCGCGGCTGCGCGCGGCGCGGCCCGGCTGGCCCGCGCTTGGCGCGGCCGCCGAAGTGCTGCGTGCGCTCGTGCGGCCGGCGTCGGTGCGGCGCGAGGAAGCCGCTTTGCGCGACGAGGCGCGCGCGATCGTCGCCGGGTTCGGCGAACGGCTCACGCCGCGCATCGATCATCCGGCGCACAGCCTGTCGTATGCGAACCGGCGGCGCGTGGAGATCGGCCGCGCGCTGGCGCTGCATCCGCGCCTGCTGCTGCTCGACGAACCGACGGCCGGGATGAACGAGACGGAGACGGCCGAGATGCTGCAACTGATCCAGTCGCTGAAGGCGCGCGGCCTGACGATCCTGCTGATCGAGCACAAGCTCGAACTCGTGATGCGCGTGTCCGACCGCGTGATGGTGCTCGACAACGGCGTGAAGATCGCCGAAGGCGCGCCGCGCGACGTGCGGCACGATCCGCGCGTGATCGAGGCGTACCTTGGCCGCCGCCATGCGGGCGGCGCGCCGGCCGATCGCACGACCCAGGCGGCCGCATGA